The proteins below are encoded in one region of Dioscorea cayenensis subsp. rotundata cultivar TDr96_F1 chromosome 18, TDr96_F1_v2_PseudoChromosome.rev07_lg8_w22 25.fasta, whole genome shotgun sequence:
- the LOC120281812 gene encoding LOW QUALITY PROTEIN: pentatricopeptide repeat-containing protein At4g37170-like (The sequence of the model RefSeq protein was modified relative to this genomic sequence to represent the inferred CDS: deleted 1 base in 1 codon), whose product MKTRLILQRNPLSFNNVSNRPTFFFKESNSITHTISKLCKQERLEEAINVLHLFSISAPPPPSLYSPLLSLCFTLRAPHQARRILAIARISGADLVVSNRLIHLYAKCGRVGDARKVFGEMPQRDPCSWNTIIAAYSNANKLVEARRLFEDMPGKDHFSWSTMMSAYSRCGLPLEALKLYGKKQFLMSEGVFTCSDKFTASAALAACAAIPCSIRGKEIHAHILRVNLESDIVVLSALTDMYAKCGRMGNARCVFDALLEKDVVSWTGMIGRYFDCGWREQGFKLFSDMLINRVRPTEFTFAAVLDACSVSAAEELGKQVHGSMVRMGIESSSFAGSALVHMYSKCGSIKKASVVFQRMPRRDLVSWTTMISGYAQNGHPEEALMYYELLLRSGMKPDHVTFVGVLSACTHAGLVDKGLEVFHSIKDEFGIAYTGDHYACVVDLLSRAGRFQEVEEIITSMPTKPNKFLWASLLGGCRIYRNLKLAKMAAKALFEIEPENAATYVTLANVYASNNMWEEVERIRQRMEEKQIEKNPGSSWIEIKRQIHVFLVGDKSHPRTDEIYLLLKKLHRRMREEGYVPDINYVLHDVEDEQKEEDLVYHSEKLAVAFGIIAGPAGVPLKVFKNLRICGDCHTAIKFLSRIAEREIVVRDFSRFHHFKNGACSCRDYW is encoded by the exons ATGAAAACAAGACTTATTTTGCAAAGAAACCCCTTAAGTTTTAATAATGTATCAAACCGCCCAACATTCTTCTTCAAAGAGAGCAACAGCATCACGCACACGATCTCGAAGCTCTGCAAACAAGAGCGCCTCGAAGAAGCCATCAATGTCCTCcatctcttctccatctccgcCCCTCCTCCTCCGTCTCTCTACTCCCCTCTTCTCTCCCTCTGCTTCACCCTCCGCGCCCCTCATCAAGCCCGCCGTATCCTCGCCATTGCCCGCATCTCCGGCGCTGACCTCGTCGTCTCCAACCGCCTCATCCATCTCTACGCCAAATGTGGTCGTGTTGGAGATGCCCGTAAGGTGTTCGGCGAAATGCCGCAACGAGATCCTTGCTCTTGGAACACCATTATTGCAGCCTACTCCAATGCCAATAAGCTCGTTGAAGCACGCCGTCTCTTTGAGGACATGCCCGGTAAGGATCACTTCTCATGGAGCACGATGATGTCTGCTTATTCTCGCTGTGGTTTGCCTCTTGAAGCACTGAAACTCTATGGAAAAAAACAGTTTTTGATGAGTGAGGGAGTCTTTACTTGCAGTGATAAGTTCACAGCCTCGGCTGCTCTGGCTGCTTGTGCAGCCATTCCATGCTCCATTCGAGGAAAGGAGATTCATGCGCACATATTGCGTGTCAATTTGGAGTCTGACATTGTGGTGTTGAGTGCATTGACAGATATGTATGCAAAGTGTGGAAGAATGGGTAATGCTAGATGTGTGTTTGATGCT CTTTTGGAGAAGGATGTTGTTTCTTGGACAGGGATGATTGGGAGATACTTTGATTGTGGTTGGAGGGAACAAGGATTCAAATTGTTCTCGGACATGCTGATAAACAGAGTGAGGCCTACTGAGTTCACTTTCGCTGCCGTCTTAGATGCTTGTTCAGTGTCAGCTGCCGAAGAGCTTGGCAAACAAGTTCATGGAAGCATGGTGAGAATGGGGATTGAATCATCTTCTTTTGCAGGCAGTGCTCTTGTGCATATGTATTCGAAATGCGGGAGCATAAAGAAGGCAAGTGTTGTGTTTCAGAGAATGCCAAGACGAGATTTGGTCTCATGGACGACAATGATCTCAGGTTATGCACAGAATGGTCATCCAGAGGAAGCCCTGATGTACTATGAGTTGCTGTTGCGGTCAGGGATGAAACCAGATCATGTGACATTTGTTGGTGTTCTTTCTGCTTGTACTCATGCAGGATTGGTTGACAAAGGGCTTGAAGTGTTCCATTCAATAAAGGATGAGTTCGGCATTGCATACACTGGTGATCACTATGCTTGTGTTGTCGACCTGCTAAGTCGAGCAGGCCGGTTCCAAGAAGTGGAAGAGATTATAACAAGTATGCCAACAAAGCCAAACAAGTTCTTGTGGGCATCTTTGCTCGGTGGTTGTAGGATATACCGGAATCTCAAACTGGCCAAAATGGCAGCAAAAGCCTTGTTTGAGATAGAACCTGAGAATGCAGCAACTTATGTGACATTAGCCAATGTCTATGCATCAAACAACATGTGGGAAGAGGTGGAGCGAATCAGGCAGAGAATGGAAGAGAAACAAATTGAGAAGAATCCTGGATCAAGTTGGATTGAGATCAAAAGACAAATTCATGTGTTCTTAGTGGGAGATAAATCCCATCCAAGAACTGATGAAATATATTTACTGCTGAAGAAGCTGCATAGAAGGATGAGAGAAGAAGGGTATGTTCCAGATATAAATTATGTGCTGCATGATGTGGAGGATGAACAGAAGGAAGAAGATTTGGTGTACCATAGTGAGAAGCTTGCAGTGGCATTTGGGATCATTGCTGGTCCTGCAGGTGTACCTTTGAAGGTGTTTAAAAATCTGAGAATTTGTGGGGATTGTCATACTGCTATCAAGTTCTTGTCAAGGATTGCTGAAAGGGAGATTGTGGTGAGGGACTTTAGTAGATTTCATCACTTCAAAAATGGTGCATGTTCATGCAGAGATTATTGGTAA
- the LOC120281630 gene encoding aarF domain-containing protein kinase 1 — translation MARSRWVSKLPIGLGLGLGFGIAWKSSYDGDSSPVEKLTLAADGVVRSSRAVYTIAFIVADYKLSLRRFSSDSPEYRTKLSEVHLRSAKKLLSLCEFNKGFYVKAGQFVSALRQVPKEYSTTLSSLQDQANPYPFKDIREVIVKNLGKDLTQIFLSFDEQPIAAASIAQVHHGLLKDNQEVAVKVQYPGLKQRMKIDITTMSILSTSVSWIFPDYRFGQIVSEFERAMNLELDFIQEGNNSERTARNFKKNNVIKIPHVYWDLTTSQVLTMEFCRGQKVDDLDFLKQSGINPLKVAKALMDVFSEMIFVHGFVHGDPHPGNILVSPVSHGGFSLVLLDHGIYTELDEMFRINYCQLWKALILQDPQKIRQLGEQLGVGKYSKYLPVIFTGRTMESKSVLGTQMSNEEKKHLKQELRSLKMDDISSFMESLPPDFLSILRTDGLLRSTLSKLSTPRHIRLLAYAKYAIYGLTVNSNTGFSVEKVLSRITADITYLQLRLLLGILELVSKIKDMRQYLNNKMETISEMVTSLYFSLYLFIKRAFTVL, via the exons ATGGCTCGAAGCCGGTGGGTCTCCAAGCTCCCCATAGGCCTCGGCCTCGGCCTCGGTTTCGGAATTGCTTGGAAATCGAGCTATGACGGCGACTCCTCTCCAGTTGAGAAGCTGACGCTCGCCGCCGACGGTGTCGTGCGATCCTCTCGCGCTGTCTACACT ATTGCTTTCATTGTGGCCGATTATAAGCTCTCGCTTCGTAGATTTTCTTCTGATTCGCCAGAGTATCGAACCAAGCTATCCGAG GTTCATCTTCGGTCGGCCAAGAAGCTGCTCAGCTTGTGTGAATTCAATAAAGGTTTCTATGTGAAGGCTGGTCAATTTGTTTCGGCTTTAAGACAAGTCCCTAAGGAATACTCTACGACTCTTTCATCCTTGCAAGATCAG GCGAATCCTTATCCTTTCAAAGATATCAGAGAAGTGATTGTCAAGAATTTGGGCAAAGATTTAACTCAAAT ATTTTTGTCTTTTGATGAGCAACCAATTGCTGCTGCATCAATTGCTCAAGTACATCATGGGCTATTGAAGGATAACCAGGAAGTTGCAGTCAAG GTACAATACCCTGGCTTAAAGCAGCGGATGAAGATCGACATCACAACTATGTCTATCCTTTCAACATCAGTGTCCTGG ATTTTCCCTGACTACAGGTTTGGCCAAATAGTGTCTGAATTTGAGAGAGCCATGAATTTGGAATTGG ATTTTATTCAAGAGGGAAACAATTCTGAGAGAACAGccagaaattttaaaaagaacaatGTCATAAAGATTCCTCATGTTTACTGG GATCTGACGACAAGCCAAGTTCTAACAATGGAGTTCTGCAGAGGTCAAAAG GTTGATGACTTGGATTTTCTgaagcagtcgggtataaatcCATTAAAG GTTGCCAAAGCACTCATGGATGTATTTTCAGAGATGATATTTGTCCATGGTTTTGTGCATGGAGATCCCCACCCTGGCAACATTCTAGTTTCTCCTGTCAGTCATGGTGGCTTCTCTTTAG TTCTTCTAGATCATGGAATCTATACAGAGTTGGATGAAATGTTCCGAATTAATTATTGCCAGCTTTGGAAGGCTCTGATTCTTCAGGATCCACAGAAGATACGGCAACTTGGTGAACAGTTGGGTGTTGGCAAGTACTCAAAATACTTGCCTGTTATTTTCACCGGGAGAACTATGGAAAG TAAATCAGTGCTCGGGACACAAATGTCTAACGAGGAGAAAAAACATCTTAAGCAAGAGCTGCGTTCACTGAAGATGGATGACATTTCATCATTTATGGAATCCTTACCCCCTGACTTTCTTTCAATTCTACGGACAGA TGGTTTGCTGAGATCCACTCTGAGCAAGCTGAGCACTCCGAGACACATCCGTCTTCTTGCTTATGCTAAATATGCTATATATGGCCTTACAGTTAACTCCAACACAG GTTTCTCAGTTGAAAAGGTCCTTTCCAGGATAACAGCAGATATAACTTATCTTCAGTTGAGGCTACTTCTTG GAATCTTGGAGCTGGTTtccaaaatcaaagatatgagaCAGTATCTGAATAACAAGATGGAAACTATATCTGAAATGGTAACTTCTCTGTATTTTAGTTTGTATTTGTTCATCAAGCGCGCTTTTACAGTGCTTTAG
- the LOC120281644 gene encoding leucine-rich repeat extensin-like protein 5: MATPPPPSSSASDPVAAAPIIAGVNPSKPYPQIFSPTAAASGAEPLIGKPLNPPPPGPPSQAVVFSIPRGIPFRPRPPIADQTVTVAGSAGYVRGSGQQTPLVAFATGQGRGPFMFPADQTGQRPPPASAVHMMRPPQPQAPFVIPRQARSAAPGAAATGAPKSAPINAGPPKAGSFPAASPNPELSNCKERDKSNEDTVVTIQGRKVRIVDGGSDSLYALCRSWVRNGVPQEPQTTFGNGMKVLPRPLPTSTFELDTDMSRSEGDNEVGDSGKQEHVGTGDHLSTDDLLQQHIKRAKRVRAELQKERLMRIDRCKQRLALLLPVPSELGKNLGHNDN, encoded by the exons ATGGCGACTCCCCCGCCTCCCTCCTCCTCTGCGTCCGATCCCGTCGCCGCCGCTCCGATTATCGCCGGCGTTAACCCATCGAAACCTTACCCCCAGATCTTCTCTCCAACTGCCGCTGCATCCGGCGCGGAGCCCCTCATCGGCAAGCCCCTAAATCCCCCACCTCCTGGCCCTCCATCCCAGGCCGTCGTGTTCTCCATCCCCCGCGGCATTCCCTTCCGGCCCAGGCCTCCCATCGCCGATCAGACGGTCACGGTTGCAGGCTCGGCGGGATATGTCCGTGGTTCTGGGCAGCAGACGCCTCTCGTGGCCTTTGCCACTGGCCAAGGGAGAGGGCCTTTCATGTTTCCCGCCGATCAGACGGGTCAGAGGCCGCCACCTGCATCGGCGGTGCATATGATGCGGCCGCCACAGCCGCAGGCGCCGTTCGTTATTCCAAGGCAGGCTAGATCAGCAGCTCCCGGGGCTGCTGCTACTGGGGCTCCAAAGAGCGCACCGATCAACGCTGGTCCTCCTAAg GCTGGTTCTTTTCCAGCAGCATCCCCGAACCCTGAATTGAGTAACTGTAAGGAAAG GGACAAGAGTAATGAGGATACTGTTGTGACAATTCAAGGTCGCAAG GTTAGAATAGTGGACGGTGGTTCTGACTCCCTTTATGCGCTTTGTCGGTCTTGGGTTCGGAATGGTGTACCTCAGGAACCTCAG ACAACTTTTGGGAATGGCATGAAAGTTCTTCCTAGACCCTTGCCTACATCTACTTTTGAGTTGGACACTGACATGTCGAGGAGTGAAGGGGATAATGAAGTTGGAGATTCTGGGAAACAAGAG CATGTAGGCACTGGTGACCACTTATCTACAGATGATCTACTACAACAGCATATCAAGCGTGCCAAAAGGGTTCGGGCAGA GTTGCAGAAAGAAAGACTCATGAGGATAGATCGATGCAAACAGAGACTAGCGCTTCTCCTCCCTGTTCCTTCTGAGCTAGGCAAAAACCTTGGTCACAATGACAACTAA